The following proteins come from a genomic window of bacterium:
- a CDS encoding gamma carbonic anhydrase family protein: MAEAPRRGFLKTRLAIDPTAFVAPNATIVGEVTIAADASVWYGAVLRGDIEPISVGPRSNVQDGTVVHVDADCPTVIGADVTIGHRCVIHGATIGDGCLIGMGAVVLSGAKIGAGSLIAAGAVVREGFEIPPRCLAAGVPAKVVRELDDASLERIRRNKDSYVEYAAAYRDGTLGGGPHAGR, translated from the coding sequence ATGGCCGAAGCGCCTCGCCGCGGTTTTCTGAAGACCCGCCTCGCGATCGATCCGACCGCCTTCGTCGCGCCGAACGCGACGATCGTCGGGGAGGTGACGATCGCCGCGGACGCGAGCGTCTGGTACGGCGCGGTGCTGCGCGGCGACATCGAGCCGATCAGCGTCGGACCGCGGAGCAACGTGCAGGACGGAACCGTCGTCCACGTCGACGCGGACTGCCCGACGGTGATCGGCGCCGACGTGACGATCGGCCACCGCTGCGTGATCCACGGCGCGACGATCGGCGACGGCTGCCTGATCGGCATGGGAGCGGTCGTCCTGTCCGGCGCGAAGATCGGCGCCGGATCGCTGATCGCCGCGGGCGCGGTCGTGCGCGAGGGGTTCGAGATTCCGCCGCGGTGTCTTGCCGCGGGGGTGCCGGCGAAGGTCGTCCGCGAGCTCGACGACGCGTCGCTGGAGCGGATCCGCCGCAACAAGGACAGCTACGTGGAGTACGCGGCCGCCTACCGCGACGGGACGCTCGGCGGAGGGCCGCATGCCGGACGGTGA
- a CDS encoding bifunctional oligoribonuclease/PAP phosphatase NrnA, which yields MPDGETARFLKLVVPGSRIVLTTHVHPDGDGVGSELGLARFLRDRGVVARIVNCDPPPMSMAGLDPDGLIEVYQPAVHDAVVGEAHAVVSIDNSDVARLGAMAAVVSSAPGIKACIDHHPDPDPLWGLRIVDPRASCTGVVVLGVLDAAGYEPPRDVAEALYIALFSDTGRFRFGNTNAEGFRAAARLVEAGVSPAEVYARLSERRSAGFLRLAGAILAGMEVRAQGRVVLLRVPQALLDRFGAKAEDLSDVINQALKLESARGAALFREIEPAKTKISLRSKGALDVNQIARRHGGGGHRNASGVVLEMAMEDAIAEIAPALEDLVAE from the coding sequence ATGCCGGACGGTGAGACCGCGCGGTTTCTGAAACTCGTCGTCCCCGGGTCGCGGATCGTGCTCACGACGCACGTCCATCCGGACGGCGACGGCGTCGGCAGCGAACTCGGGCTGGCCCGCTTCCTGCGGGACCGCGGCGTCGTCGCGCGGATCGTCAACTGCGATCCGCCGCCGATGTCGATGGCCGGTCTCGATCCCGACGGACTGATCGAGGTCTACCAGCCGGCGGTCCACGATGCGGTCGTCGGCGAGGCCCACGCGGTCGTCTCGATCGACAACTCCGACGTCGCGCGGCTCGGCGCGATGGCCGCCGTGGTCTCGTCCGCGCCGGGGATCAAGGCCTGCATCGACCACCATCCCGATCCGGACCCGCTCTGGGGGCTGCGGATCGTCGATCCGCGCGCCTCGTGCACCGGCGTGGTCGTGCTCGGCGTCCTCGACGCCGCGGGGTACGAGCCGCCGCGCGACGTGGCCGAGGCGCTCTACATCGCGCTCTTCTCCGACACCGGGCGGTTCCGCTTCGGCAACACCAACGCCGAGGGGTTCCGCGCCGCGGCGCGGCTGGTCGAGGCCGGGGTTTCGCCGGCCGAGGTCTACGCGCGCCTTTCGGAACGGCGCTCCGCCGGCTTCCTGCGGCTCGCCGGGGCGATCCTCGCGGGGATGGAAGTCCGCGCGCAGGGGCGGGTGGTGCTGCTGCGCGTGCCGCAGGCGCTGCTCGACCGCTTCGGCGCGAAGGCCGAGGACCTGTCGGACGTCATCAACCAGGCGCTCAAGCTGGAGAGCGCGCGCGGCGCGGCGCTGTTCCGCGAGATCGAGCCGGCGAAGACGAAGATCAGCCTCCGCTCGAAGGGGGCGCTCGACGTCAACCAGATCGCGCGCCGGCACGGCGGGGGCGGGCACCGGAACGCGTCGGGCGTCGTGCTGGAGATGGCGATGGAGGACGCGATCGCCGAGATCGCGCCGGCGCTCGAGGATCTGGTCGCGGAGTAG